The following proteins are co-located in the Dehalococcoidia bacterium genome:
- a CDS encoding TetR/AcrR family transcriptional regulator — protein sequence MGRPKEHDDCTALALLDAAERLVVANGIEALSVRRVAGAVGTTTRAVYSVFGSKDGLVIALGARAFDLLRAAIDGLPQTDDPAADLVEAGVSVFRRFVLQHPALFRLAVQRVEVQADLAEGFRGAADHALDGLRSRLARLAAAGRLGARPLTDALYEFHALCEGLAALELRCAFPEDDAERIWRDALAALLAGWGAV from the coding sequence GTGGGGCGGCCCAAGGAACACGACGATTGCACGGCTCTCGCCCTCCTCGATGCTGCCGAGCGCCTTGTGGTTGCGAACGGGATCGAGGCGCTGTCGGTGCGGCGTGTGGCAGGCGCAGTCGGCACCACGACCCGCGCTGTCTACAGCGTGTTCGGCTCGAAGGATGGACTCGTGATCGCGCTTGGCGCCCGAGCCTTCGACCTGCTCCGAGCCGCGATCGATGGGTTACCGCAGACAGACGATCCGGCTGCTGATCTGGTGGAGGCGGGCGTGAGTGTCTTTCGTCGCTTCGTGCTCCAGCATCCGGCGCTGTTCCGGCTAGCGGTGCAGCGTGTGGAAGTCCAGGCGGATCTCGCGGAGGGGTTCCGCGGCGCAGCCGACCATGCGCTGGATGGCCTACGGAGCCGGTTGGCGCGGCTGGCTGCGGCAGGCAGACTCGGGGCACGTCCGCTGACCGACGCGCTGTACGAGTTTCACGCGCTTTGCGAGGGATTGGCCGCGCTCGAACTCCGCTGCGCCTTCCCAGAAGACGACGCTGAGCGGATCTGGCGCGACGCGCTGGCCGCGCTCCTGGCCGGTTGGGGCGCCGTATGA